A portion of the Calliphora vicina chromosome 5, idCalVici1.1, whole genome shotgun sequence genome contains these proteins:
- the LOC135962362 gene encoding uncharacterized protein LOC135962362 yields the protein MIIMQMDMEPGFRKADVNSIPIIRSETIVAFISKVSATTSPPEQLETRQTKDSDLRVDYVQVRRVAEITDVKALVFSASAALASSADTHIRVSLKVDTKKEEIQEAMCYQCTEKESCCHILAFIFWLHRTNNTESPVIHDFWGHETEALMEEGRSEPIRIRDFFACDELRIEGDLEAAAMTDLEGAAFLEHVLDEMETTGLRDTALYRHCRGVLDEFEPLYIHHTLLDASNIGVKDPTTFMQHMEDQAKQGLFDRLAEISKTNYKSSLWLEAQYMRLRCSLIHRIASRKDSVEDEQILESLFCKDRDLNVEEKQQLKQHKRFILKQTEKLENKTYHECGLLLSESYPYICAAPDGITDDHIVEIKAPKTDEEFEKYLEGRETIAPKYMAQIQIQMYMANVTKALYCVLSPTFDTNGALHYVWVQADMEFVASLLGAAEDFWKEVVFPRLAKIYFGNS from the exons atgattataatgCAAATGGATATGGAACCTGGGTTCCGTAAAGCAGATGTTAACAGCATACCCATAATACGCAGTGAAACAATAGTTGCATTTATATCAAAAGTGTCTGCCACAACTTCGCCACCAGAGCAGCTGGAAACAag ACAGACAAAGGACTCAGATCTAAGGGTGGACTATGTACAAGTACGCAGAGTGGCTGAAATAACCGATGTAAAGGCTTTGGTATTCTCTGCATCTGCCGCTTTAGCCTCATCTGCGGATACTCACATACGTGTAAGCCTTAAAGTCGACACAAAAAAGGAAGAGATTCAAGAAGCCATGTGTTATCAATGTACGGAAAAag AATCTTGTTGCCATATATTGGCATTTATATTCTGGCTTCATCGTACAAACAACACAGAATCTCCTGTGATCCATGATTTCTGGGGTCATGAAACAGAAGCACTTATGGAAGAAGGTCGATCAGAGCCCATTCGAATTCGAGATTTTTTTGCCTGTGATGAATTACGAATAGAGGGTGACCTTGAGGCTGCTGCCATGACGGATCTAGAAGGTGCTGCTTTCTTAGAGCATGTGCTGGATGAAATGGAAACTACAGGTCTTAGAGATACGGCATTATATCGCCATTGTCGAGGCGTTTTGGACGAATTTGAGCCTTTGTACATACACCACACATTGTTGGATGCCTCCAATATTGGTGTCAAAGATCCCACGACATTCATGCAACACATGGAAGATCAAGCAAAACAGGGTTTGTTCGACAGACTGGCAGAAATTTCAAAGACGAATTATAAAAGTTCTTTGTGGCTGGAGGCTCAATACATGCGCTTACGCTGCTCTTTAATACATCGTATAGCCTCCCGAAAGGATTCTGTTGAAGATGAACAGATACTGGAGTCTTTGTTTTGTAAAGACCGCGATTTAAATGTGGAAGAAAAGCAACAGCTTAAGCAACATAAACGTTTTATACTCAAGCAAacagaaaaattggaaaataaaactTATCACGAATGCGGTCTACTGCTTAGCGAAAGTTATCCATACATATGCGCAGCACCCGATGGCATAACCGATGATCATATTGTGGAAATAAAAGCACCCAAAACAGATGAGGAATTCGAAAAGTATTTAGAAGGAAGAGAAACCATAGCCCCCAAATATATGGCCCAAATACAGATACAAATGTATATGGCTAATGTAACAAAAGCTTTATACTGCGTTTTAAGTCCCACTTTCGATACGAATGGTGCTCTGCATTACGTTTGGGTTCAAGCTGATATGGAATTTGTGGCAAGTCTATTGGGTGCAGCAGAGGATTTTTGGAAAGAAGTTGTGTTTCCACGTTTGGCCAAAATTTACTTTGGAAATTCATAA